One Cucumis sativus cultivar 9930 chromosome 1, Cucumber_9930_V3, whole genome shotgun sequence DNA segment encodes these proteins:
- the LOC105436359 gene encoding zinc finger protein ZAT1-like — MEANLISRHVCKLCNKSFACGRSLGGHMRSHLTNNLADNDEKHSRTSLQLCNYSGGSLSNMEEEIDFGYGLRKNPKKTQKLEFLSEESSLQDKFCRECGKGFQSWKALFGHMKCHSERGVVFSSSQEEVEEPDSHITDAKQKMVMDIQSDNENEVPNNKRKRSRRRRTSNQMGTGNSTTSFSFATNSSSVSDIEQEQEVAISLMLLSMDMGNWVGFNSPAESSDNNSKFLEAPSVVESKTSVSNGCELVKSNKLKGKKMEFEVKQSEERAGSTMIKKSQLNQRAGSKSSLKKNEQNQGRFSSDMFFKSPKKTLAEFWDSKICKKPKKRSKFECDICNKIFDSYQALGGHRASHKKLKGCFIESPMEDEEEEEEEEDEEEEEIGSESSGEMAISANPKAESKGSKGINNGGRIEKNSKHKCPICEKVFASGQALGGHKRSHLMNGSETKNRETIQIQKQVPEIRRFLDLNLPPEPVERESKDHNLASLNPWWVAANEHKHEALVNVGFHI; from the coding sequence ATGGAAGCTAATTTAATATCAAGACATGTTTGCAAGCTCTGTAATAAGAGTTTTGCTTGTGGGAGATCCTTGGGAGGTCATATGAGGTCTCACTTGACCAATAATTTAGCTGATAATGATGAGAAACATAGTAGAACAAGCCTTCAACTTTGTAATTACAGTGGTGGAAGCTTGTCAAACATGGAGGAGGAGATAGATTTTGGTTATGGTCTTAGAAAGAATCCAAAAAAGACTCAGAAACTTGAGTTTTTAAGTGAAGAATCATCACTGCAAGACAAGTTTTGTAGGGAATGTGGTAAAGGGTTTCAATCATGGAAGGCTTTGTTTGGTCATATGAAGTGCCATTCTGAAAGAGGAGTAGTTTTTTCCAGTAGTCAAGAAGAAGTGGAAGAACCAGATTCTCATATTACAGATGCCAAACAGAAGATGGTAATGGATATCCAAtctgataatgaaaatgaagttccTAACAACAAGAGAAAGAGatcaaggagaagaagaacgtCCAACCAAATGGGCACTGGAAATTCAACaacttctttctcttttgccACAAATTCTTCATCTGTTTCTGATATAGAGCAAGAACAAGAAGTTGCAATTTCCTTGATGTTACTTTCCATGGATATGGGAAATTGGGTTGGTTTCAATTCACCAGCTGAGTCTTCAGATAACAATTCAAAGTTCCTTGAAGCTCCATCTGTTGTTGAGAGCAAAACTTCTGTCTCTAATGGCTGTGAGTTAgtgaaatcaaacaaactcaagggaaagaaaatggaatttgAAGTGAAACAATCAGAGGAAAGAGCTGGATCAACGATGATCAAGAAATCTCAGCTAAATCAAAGAGCTGGATCTAAATCTTCcctcaagaaaaatgaacaaaatcaaGGTAGATTCAGCTCTGATATGTTCTTCAAATCCCCAAAAAAGACATTAGCAGAGTTTTGGGATTCAAAAATCTGCAAGAAACCCAAAAAGAGAAGCAAATTTGAGTGTGATATTTGCAATAAGATCTTTGATTCATATCAAGCACTAGGTGGGCATAGAGCAAGTCACAAGAAGTTAAAGGGTTGTTTCATTGAATCACCCatggaagacgaagaagaagaagaagaagaagaagacgaagaagaagaagaaataggaAGTGAAAGCAGTGGAGAAATGGCCATTTCTGCAAACCCAAAAGCTGAAAGCAAAGGTTCGAAAGGGATCAACAATGGCGGGCGAATCGAAAAAAACAGCAAACATAAATGCCCAATTTGCGAAAAAGTGTTTGCATCAGGACAAGCACTTGGTGGGCATAAAAGATCGCATTTGATGAATGGATCAGAAACTAAAAACAGAGaaacaattcaaattcaaaagcaAGTCCCAGAAATTAGGAGGTTTCTGGACCTGAATCTTCCTCCAGAACCTGTTGAAAGAGAAAGCAAGGACCACAATTTAGCGTCATTAAATCCATGGTGGGTTGCTGCTAATGAACACAAACATGAAGCTCTTGTGAATGTGGGATTTCATATCTAA